In Halococcus salsus, one DNA window encodes the following:
- a CDS encoding Lrp/AsnC family transcriptional regulator produces the protein MPSRELDEMDRYIIYRLQGDARSTSAAQIATDYGVSPSTVRNRIASLEADGVIRGSHLDVDYEVAGYQLFTLIFCTAPIPERERLAREALTVPGVVSARELMTGEENVHVVAVGRNGDDLSRIGRDLSALGLEIVEEELVHNEYTCPLHWFDETSDPTETSDTDENE, from the coding sequence ATGCCGTCCCGTGAACTCGACGAGATGGACCGGTACATCATCTATCGACTCCAGGGCGATGCCCGGAGCACCTCCGCCGCCCAGATCGCCACCGACTACGGCGTCTCGCCGAGCACGGTTCGCAACCGGATCGCGAGCCTCGAAGCCGACGGCGTGATCCGGGGGAGCCACCTCGACGTCGACTACGAGGTGGCGGGCTATCAGCTGTTTACCCTGATCTTCTGCACCGCACCGATACCCGAACGCGAACGGCTCGCGCGCGAGGCGCTCACGGTTCCGGGGGTGGTCTCGGCGCGCGAACTCATGACCGGCGAGGAGAACGTCCACGTCGTCGCGGTCGGTCGGAACGGCGACGACCTGAGCCGGATCGGCCGGGACCTCTCGGCGCTCGGGCTCGAGATCGTCGAGGAGGAGCTCGTCCACAACGAGTACACCTGTCCGCTCCACTGGTTCGACGAGACGAGCGACCCGACGGAAACCTCGGATACGGACGAAAACGAGTAA
- a CDS encoding phosphoglycerol geranylgeranyltransferase — MTGPWDEWNHIVKIDPDKDLVDGETYDDVCETGTDAIEIGGTTGITEEKMEAVIDACAAHDVPLYVEPGISATVVHSEDLSGYLVPIVFNAGDIAWMTGAHKEWVRMDSDIDWDRTGTEAYIVLNPESSVAEYTQANCDLDAEEVAAYATVAERMFGQEIIYVEYSGTYGDPDIVASAADALDSATLFYGGGVHDYETAHEMGTHADTVIVGDLVHDAGCDAVRETVRGANDAA, encoded by the coding sequence ATGACTGGGCCGTGGGACGAGTGGAACCACATCGTGAAGATCGACCCCGACAAGGACCTCGTCGACGGCGAGACCTACGACGACGTCTGTGAGACCGGCACGGACGCCATCGAGATCGGCGGCACGACGGGCATCACCGAGGAGAAAATGGAGGCGGTGATCGACGCGTGCGCCGCCCACGACGTCCCGCTCTACGTCGAACCGGGGATCTCGGCGACCGTCGTTCACTCCGAGGACCTCTCGGGCTACCTCGTCCCGATCGTGTTCAACGCCGGCGACATCGCGTGGATGACCGGCGCGCACAAGGAGTGGGTCCGGATGGACTCGGACATCGACTGGGACCGGACCGGGACCGAGGCGTACATCGTGCTCAACCCCGAGTCCTCGGTGGCGGAGTACACCCAGGCGAACTGCGACCTCGACGCCGAGGAGGTCGCGGCCTACGCCACGGTCGCCGAGCGGATGTTCGGCCAGGAGATAATCTACGTCGAGTACTCGGGTACCTACGGCGACCCCGATATCGTCGCGAGCGCGGCCGACGCGCTGGACTCGGCCACCCTGTTCTACGGCGGCGGCGTCCACGACTACGAGACGGCCCACGAGATGGGGACCCACGCCGACACGGTGATCGTGGGCGACCTCGTCCACGACGCGGGCTGTGACGCCGTTCGCGAGACGGTTCGGGGCGCGAACGACGCGGCCTGA
- a CDS encoding DNA topoisomerase I — protein sequence MELIITEKETAARNIAEILSGGGADVERRNGVNVYKWGGRRCVGLSGHVVENDFPPEYSNWRDVQPVELIDADVVVEPHESRENIVRTLRLLARDADSVVIATDYDREGELIGKEAHDLVREVSDAPVKRARFSSFAEREVTEAFSNLEDLDFDLAAAGEARQEIDLVWGAALTRFLSLAAKQRGEDFISVGRVQSPTLKLIVDREREIEAFDPETYWELFADLTKDSEAFEVQYFDANEGRGTDRVWDEALAESVYEALQETSTATVEKVSRRTRTDDPPNPFNTTQYIRAAGSLGYSASRAMSFAEELYTSGYITYPRTDNTVYPEDLDIEDLLDDLSAHREFGEDAEELLDGDCTPTEGDEETTDHPPIHPTGELPAGSALGDDEREIYELVVRRFLATVADPAEWEHLQVTARVGEHSLKANGKRLVEPGYHAVYPYFNTSENHVPDLDEGEELPVEDVRLDEKETQPPRRRGQSRLIERMEEMGIGTKATRHNTIEKLYDRGYIESDPPRPTRLARAVVDAGEQYADLVVSEEMTSQLERDMAAIADGEISLDDVTEESREMLSAVFDELHASREELGADLRKSLKEDKTLGPCPECGADLLVRQSRYGSHFVGCDGYPDCEFTLPLPSSGKPLILDETCDEHDLRKVKILDGRSTFVHGCPLCAAEEADAEADVVIGDCPDCGEEHGGELAIKTLRTGSRLVGCTRYPDCDYSLPLPRRGEIEVTDERCDEHDLPELVVHSGDEPWELGCPICNYRDYQERQSVGDLVDIDGVGEKTVEKLAAVGIETLDDLREREADTVAAEVQGVSADSVRTWQAKAD from the coding sequence ATGGAGCTGATAATCACCGAGAAGGAGACCGCGGCGCGCAACATCGCCGAAATCCTGAGCGGCGGCGGCGCGGACGTCGAGCGCCGCAACGGGGTCAACGTCTACAAGTGGGGTGGTCGGCGGTGTGTGGGCCTCTCGGGCCACGTGGTCGAGAACGACTTCCCGCCGGAGTATTCGAACTGGCGCGACGTCCAGCCCGTGGAACTCATCGACGCCGACGTGGTGGTCGAACCCCACGAGAGCCGCGAGAACATCGTTCGAACCCTTCGCCTGCTCGCCCGCGACGCCGACAGCGTCGTGATCGCGACCGACTACGACCGCGAGGGCGAACTCATCGGCAAGGAGGCCCACGACCTCGTTCGGGAGGTCTCGGACGCGCCGGTCAAGCGCGCCCGATTCTCCTCGTTCGCCGAGCGCGAGGTCACGGAGGCCTTCTCGAACCTCGAGGACCTCGACTTCGACCTCGCGGCCGCCGGCGAAGCCCGTCAGGAGATCGACCTCGTGTGGGGTGCGGCGCTCACCCGATTCCTCTCGCTGGCGGCGAAACAGCGCGGCGAGGACTTCATCAGCGTCGGCCGGGTCCAGTCCCCGACTCTCAAACTCATCGTCGACCGCGAGCGCGAGATCGAGGCGTTCGACCCCGAGACCTACTGGGAGCTCTTCGCCGACCTCACGAAGGACAGTGAGGCGTTCGAGGTCCAGTACTTCGACGCGAACGAGGGTCGCGGCACGGACAGAGTCTGGGACGAAGCGCTCGCCGAATCGGTGTACGAGGCGCTGCAGGAGACGAGCACGGCGACCGTCGAGAAGGTCTCCCGACGGACCCGAACCGACGACCCACCCAACCCGTTCAACACCACCCAGTACATCCGGGCGGCGGGGTCCCTGGGCTACTCCGCGAGCCGCGCGATGAGCTTCGCCGAGGAGCTCTACACCTCGGGCTACATCACCTACCCGCGGACGGACAACACCGTCTACCCGGAGGACCTCGACATCGAGGACCTCCTCGATGATCTCTCCGCTCACCGCGAGTTCGGCGAGGACGCGGAGGAGTTGCTCGACGGCGACTGCACGCCCACCGAGGGCGACGAGGAGACCACCGACCACCCGCCGATTCACCCGACGGGCGAGCTTCCAGCAGGGTCGGCGCTCGGCGACGACGAACGCGAGATCTACGAACTCGTCGTGCGGCGGTTCCTCGCCACGGTGGCCGACCCGGCCGAGTGGGAGCACCTCCAGGTCACGGCCCGCGTCGGCGAGCACAGCCTGAAGGCCAACGGCAAGCGCCTGGTCGAACCCGGCTACCACGCGGTCTACCCCTATTTCAACACCAGCGAGAACCACGTCCCGGACCTCGACGAGGGCGAGGAACTCCCAGTAGAAGACGTCCGTCTCGACGAGAAGGAGACCCAGCCGCCCCGCCGACGCGGCCAGTCCAGACTCATCGAGCGGATGGAGGAGATGGGCATCGGGACGAAGGCCACCCGCCACAACACCATCGAGAAGCTCTACGACCGGGGGTACATCGAGAGCGACCCGCCACGGCCGACCCGGCTCGCGCGCGCGGTGGTGGACGCCGGCGAGCAGTACGCCGACCTCGTCGTGAGCGAGGAGATGACGAGTCAGCTAGAGCGGGATATGGCCGCCATCGCCGATGGCGAGATCAGTCTGGACGACGTCACCGAGGAGTCCCGCGAGATGCTGTCGGCCGTCTTCGACGAGCTCCACGCCTCGCGCGAGGAACTCGGCGCGGACCTCCGGAAGTCCCTGAAGGAGGACAAGACCCTCGGGCCGTGTCCCGAGTGTGGGGCCGACCTCCTCGTTCGACAGAGCCGCTACGGCTCGCACTTCGTGGGCTGTGACGGCTATCCCGACTGCGAGTTCACCCTCCCGCTCCCGTCGTCCGGCAAACCCCTCATCCTCGACGAGACCTGCGACGAGCACGACCTCCGGAAGGTCAAGATCCTCGACGGCCGGAGCACGTTCGTTCACGGCTGTCCGCTGTGTGCCGCCGAGGAGGCCGACGCCGAGGCGGACGTGGTCATAGGCGACTGTCCCGACTGCGGCGAGGAACACGGTGGCGAGCTCGCGATCAAGACCCTTCGGACTGGTTCGCGGCTCGTCGGCTGTACCCGGTATCCCGACTGCGACTACTCGTTGCCCCTGCCGCGCCGCGGCGAGATCGAGGTCACCGACGAGCGCTGCGACGAACACGACCTCCCCGAGCTCGTCGTCCACAGTGGCGACGAACCCTGGGAGCTCGGCTGTCCGATCTGTAACTACCGCGACTACCAAGAACGCCAGTCGGTCGGCGATCTCGTCGACATCGACGGCGTGGGCGAGAAGACCGTCGAGAAGCTCGCGGCGGTGGGCATCGAGACCCTCGACGACCTCCGCGAGCGCGAGGCCGACACCGTGGCCGCCGAGGTCCAGGGCGTGAGCGCCGACAGCGTCCGAACCTGGCAGGCGAAGGCCGACTGA